Proteins from one Catenuloplanes atrovinosus genomic window:
- a CDS encoding beta-1,3-glucanase family protein — protein sequence MASRRKFLGLAAIGAVAVGAPLVATAINSRAFAADGLPMTVVNSSGTFGNGEIFMYIVGTELATGRQGYVKQSGVFTPCSPADNGADGFADLAVPLNATGTTTINLPKMSGRVYFAIKNKLKFKVVTDGAGNSALQYPAGWVANDPSYTVLHDCVEFTHSDAGMFCNSTMVDMFSIPLGIKLTGAKEQVTGVLKPGGRDKIFAAARALPDFSRLVVGDNLRVIAPGHGIGAGLFSANYFDPYIDEVWARYATTDLRATTNAGTFTGRVTGGLFTFDKGVKAFAKPTTKDVLFCDGALAAPNDGVTGPVAAILGAGFNRGTLVSQPNQPSTDPATFYRTPIANHYSRIIHEQTVDGKAYGFAFDDVVDFASYIQDTAPRAFEVTIEPFGASHPNPGPSAVATATATATATATATAAAPAGARGAFAAIRAETADAQAGTRVEGSAVAYIANGDWLRFDNVAFGTDPVRQFTVRAASGAPAGVSGLIEVRLDSRTAAPAGTVAVGNTGGWQSWRSVAGALGTGVTGTHTVFLTFTSGQPADFVNVDWLQFAR from the coding sequence ATGGCGTCCCGGAGAAAGTTCCTCGGTCTCGCGGCGATCGGCGCGGTGGCGGTCGGCGCCCCGCTCGTGGCGACGGCGATCAACTCGCGGGCGTTCGCCGCCGACGGCCTGCCGATGACGGTGGTCAACTCGTCCGGGACGTTCGGCAACGGCGAGATCTTCATGTACATCGTCGGCACCGAGCTGGCCACCGGCCGCCAGGGCTACGTCAAGCAGAGCGGCGTCTTCACGCCCTGCTCGCCGGCGGACAACGGCGCGGACGGTTTCGCCGACCTCGCGGTCCCGCTGAACGCGACCGGCACCACCACGATCAACCTGCCGAAGATGTCCGGCCGGGTGTACTTCGCGATCAAGAACAAGCTGAAGTTCAAGGTGGTCACGGACGGCGCGGGCAACAGCGCGCTGCAGTACCCGGCCGGCTGGGTGGCCAACGACCCCAGCTACACCGTGCTGCACGACTGCGTGGAGTTCACGCACAGCGACGCCGGCATGTTCTGCAACTCCACCATGGTGGACATGTTCAGCATCCCGCTGGGCATAAAGCTCACCGGCGCCAAGGAGCAGGTCACCGGCGTGCTCAAGCCGGGCGGCCGGGACAAGATCTTCGCGGCGGCCCGTGCGCTGCCGGACTTCAGCCGCCTGGTCGTCGGCGACAACCTGCGGGTGATCGCGCCCGGCCACGGCATCGGCGCGGGCCTGTTCTCGGCGAACTACTTCGACCCGTACATCGACGAGGTGTGGGCCAGGTACGCCACCACCGACCTCAGGGCCACCACCAACGCGGGCACGTTCACCGGCCGGGTCACCGGCGGGCTGTTCACGTTCGACAAGGGCGTCAAGGCGTTCGCCAAGCCGACCACCAAGGACGTGCTGTTCTGCGACGGCGCGCTGGCCGCCCCGAACGACGGCGTCACCGGCCCGGTCGCGGCGATCCTCGGCGCCGGCTTCAACCGCGGCACGCTGGTCAGCCAGCCGAACCAGCCGAGCACCGACCCGGCCACGTTCTACCGGACGCCGATCGCCAACCACTACTCGCGGATCATCCACGAGCAGACCGTGGACGGTAAGGCGTACGGCTTCGCCTTCGACGACGTGGTGGACTTCGCCTCGTACATCCAGGACACCGCGCCGCGGGCGTTCGAGGTGACCATCGAGCCGTTCGGCGCCTCCCACCCGAACCCGGGCCCGTCCGCCGTCGCGACCGCCACGGCCACCGCCACCGCGACGGCCACCGCGACCGCCGCCGCTCCGGCCGGCGCCCGCGGCGCGTTCGCCGCGATCCGGGCGGAGACCGCGGACGCGCAGGCCGGCACGCGGGTGGAGGGCAGCGCGGTGGCGTACATCGCCAACGGCGACTGGCTGCGCTTCGACAACGTGGCGTTCGGCACCGACCCGGTCCGGCAGTTCACCGTCCGGGCCGCGTCCGGTGCGCCGGCCGGCGTCTCCGGGCTGATCGAGGTGCGCCTCGACTCGCGTACCGCGGCGCCGGC